CGTCTTTCAAATAGACGTAGGGGTCGTGACCATTGAGTTTCGCCGACTGGATCAGGCTCATGATGGCAGCCGCGCGCTGACCGGCACGCAGACTTCCGGCGAATAGCCAATTGCGGCGCCCCAAGGCCACCGGGCGGATGCGGTTCTCCAACCAGTTATTGT
This is a stretch of genomic DNA from Methyloterricola oryzae. It encodes these proteins:
- a CDS encoding transposase domain-containing protein → NNWLENRIRPVALGRRNWLFAGSLRAGQRAAAIMSLIQSAKLNGHDPYVYLKDVLTRLPTQPAHRIHELLPHRWQLETTPA